The Candidatus Thermoplasmatota archaeon region AAACTCCTCCAATCCTTCTCTAATTTTTTATTTTAGTATAAAAAAAGATACTAATCGGAGAATATAAGTAACGAAAAAACATTACCGGTTTGGATGCAAATCACAACAAAAAAAATTTATGACCTAGTCAGAGACATTACAACTGAAGAAGAATTTGAACAAAAATTACAACAGTTATCAGATCACTATGATGCTCTTTTTGATGAACAGACATGTGCATTACTTATCATTGATGAATTAGGTCGAAATAAACATAGTATAACATCAATACAGGATTTGCAGCTCAACAACGAATATACAATCATGGGAACCATAACAAATATTTCAGATTCACGAACATTTCAAAGAAAAAATGGCACCGAAGGACGAGTGATTAACCTTGATATCTGTGATAACACGGGTTCTTGTAAACTTGTACTGTGGAATGATGATATCCAGCAGATTGAAAAGAAAAAAATTTCACCAGGAACTACAGTGAAAATTATTAATGGACACACAAAAGAAGGACGGTATGGAATTGAAATTCACCTTAATCGATGGAGTTTTCTTGAAGTACCTGAAGAGAAGAAAAACACAATAGATGAACCAAAAATAAAAACAATACAGGGAATTTTAATACAAAAAGAACCTACACGACCTTTTTTTAAAGACACCGGTGAATTCGGCTTTGTTACAACAATACGCATACAGGAGGATAATTCCTTACAGAAAACCATAATCCTCTGGGATGACAAGGTTAAAGATATACAAAAATACAAGATAGGGGATACCATAACAATACATGGAGTCCAATATAAAAATAATAATGGCATCATTGAATATCATGTGAATGGAAAAAGTACGATAACATGAAAAACGAGTTAACAACCATCTTGTATGTACCGCTCATTTTTTTGTAAAGCATCATATGCCTTTTGAAGTTCTCTCCCAAGATACATATAATGATCAGGCTGTAACGAAGGGATATGCTTCGCTATTGTGTCACACAAAGCATCAGCGCGTGTTCCAACAAATACTTTTTCAAGACGACCTGAAACAATCTTATTCTCTTTATAAATATTTATATAATATTCAACGCGTATTTCTGGCGGGTGTAGTTCGATGACAAAAAAACCAGCGTCATCAAGGCGGATGTCTTTTTGTTTGGTTTTTTGTGCGTGGATTAATGGTATTTCTCGATCAACCATAGATCTGTTCACCTGCTTTAACAAGATTTTGTAATTTTTGAAATGCTACACGACGTTCTAATAAACGTTGACCACAATCAGGAGCAAGATGAATAATTTTTTCACCAAAAAGATGAAGTGCTTTTTGAATGTGATTGTAAATTTCTTCAACACTTTCAACTCGACTATGATCTGATTGGACACATCCGAGACATAGTTTCTGTGGAAAAGAATATTCTTTCATGATGTCGAGAAGCTTTGGTTTTGCTTTAAATTCGTGTGATAAAATTGAAACTGGCAGTTCAATGAGATTAGAAATAATTGAGGAGATATCACCACAAACATGAAGAGTAACGGGACATTTAACATGTTCAACAACTGTTTTTATCAGATCAGACGCATAGTCCGGCATACTATTTGAAAAAAAAGGTTCATCGATGCTAATAACGTCGACAATCTTATCCAATAATAGTGCTTCTTGATGGAGTGCCTTGGCAAATGCAAAGGCAACTTCTCGTTCGTTATGATAAAAAAGATCCACGCAGGATTGAGACATGGTATATGGGCCGGTTAAGACGCCTTTGATCTGTATGTTATTCGGTGTTATTGATCGGACGAATACTTGATCTGATATTGTTATCGGTTGTGTATATTCAATTGTATCAATGATTTCTGTCCGGTGACGAATGCGACATCCTTTTAGTTTTCGTGTAAATAATTGGATAAAAGGATCTCGTGTTTGCCCATCAGTTATGATTTTAATTCCGGCTGTAAGCATGTCGTGAACTGCTTCTTTGATATATGATTCCCACGAATACTTTGTTTGAAAAAAGTATGAATTCATCATTTCGGTGACGTTATAACTAATGGGATATGAACCAACGACGGTTGTCTGAAGCTTCGGATTCATTTCGTAAGTTTCCTCCGGGGATGTTGCTCTGAGGGTGAGATGCCAAAGTAGGTTTCTGTGTATTCTGATATGAGTATATTTTGCCATGCAAGTATTGGAAACACGTAGGGTGCAAGTTCACAGGGTCCAAATACTGCAAAGTCACCACCAAA contains the following coding sequences:
- a CDS encoding OB-fold nucleic acid binding domain-containing protein; this translates as MQITTKKIYDLVRDITTEEEFEQKLQQLSDHYDALFDEQTCALLIIDELGRNKHSITSIQDLQLNNEYTIMGTITNISDSRTFQRKNGTEGRVINLDICDNTGSCKLVLWNDDIQQIEKKKISPGTTVKIINGHTKEGRYGIEIHLNRWSFLEVPEEKKNTIDEPKIKTIQGILIQKEPTRPFFKDTGEFGFVTTIRIQEDNSLQKTIILWDDKVKDIQKYKIGDTITIHGVQYKNNNGIIEYHVNGKSTIT
- a CDS encoding DUF4346 domain-containing protein: MVDREIPLIHAQKTKQKDIRLDDAGFFVIELHPPEIRVEYYINIYKENKIVSGRLEKVFVGTRADALCDTIAKHIPSLQPDHYMYLGRELQKAYDALQKNERYIQDGC